A single window of Shewanella sp. Choline-02u-19 DNA harbors:
- a CDS encoding phage terminase large subunit family protein: MSISAAQIKSLQAAVSAGLHSFSRPPMLTCSQYADSHFYMSSESSYTEGRWESLPFQVGILNAMGNDQITTLNLMKSARVGYTKMLMANSAYKVEHKKRNVLIYQPTDGIAKKFMKKHVETAIRDIPIWRKLAPWMGRKHKDNTLEDKIFLNGKTLMVRGGTAAANYREHSTDDVIYDELAGFDESIEHEGNATSLGDTRIELSMFPKSIRGSTPKVLGSCQMEKACSESPHFFKFNLPCPHCDELQELKWGGKTEPFGIKWVHNDKGEPVPSSAYYLCEHCACCIENNLLDDMELDHRAMWLCENTGVTTKDFIDFYDSNGNDITTPSNISVHIWSAYNSLNSWAKLVTEFYKAKGDRDKMQTFVNTKLGQPWDEDNGERLEWEDLARRREMYPENKVPEWVVYLSAGIDTQDDRYEGRVWGWGPGKECCLIDRFILNGDPASQILLDKVAERLQKSYIRADGVRLEQGIVAWDSGGHYTDTVYSMSKKLGPMRVIPIKGANVYGKPIANFPRKRNNKGVYLTEVGTDNAKELIMSMLRIAPDPHIRKPGAIHLPLNEAICDDSELQQLTSERKIAVRRNGRIVYRWDAGKRRNEALDCLVYALAALYIATERFGIDLEKLAATTTAANDSDDPQDAQSEPNKPHTESRSTQTNSWLGDTGTGGWI, translated from the coding sequence ATGAGTATCTCGGCAGCCCAGATTAAGAGTCTGCAAGCCGCCGTATCTGCTGGATTGCATTCGTTCTCTCGCCCACCAATGCTGACTTGCTCACAATATGCCGATAGCCATTTTTATATGTCATCTGAATCTTCTTACACAGAGGGGCGATGGGAAAGTTTACCGTTTCAGGTGGGTATTTTAAATGCCATGGGTAATGACCAAATTACCACGCTGAATTTGATGAAATCAGCGCGTGTTGGTTATACCAAAATGCTAATGGCCAATAGTGCCTACAAGGTCGAACATAAGAAGCGCAATGTACTGATTTACCAGCCTACCGATGGTATAGCCAAAAAATTCATGAAAAAGCATGTAGAAACGGCTATTCGTGATATTCCCATCTGGCGAAAGCTTGCCCCATGGATGGGACGAAAGCATAAAGATAACACCTTAGAAGATAAAATTTTTCTCAATGGTAAAACGTTGATGGTGCGTGGCGGTACCGCTGCAGCAAACTATCGTGAACACTCAACTGATGATGTGATTTACGATGAGCTAGCGGGTTTTGATGAGAGCATTGAGCATGAGGGTAATGCTACGTCACTGGGTGATACCCGTATTGAACTATCGATGTTTCCTAAGTCGATACGTGGCTCAACCCCTAAGGTACTCGGCAGCTGCCAAATGGAAAAAGCCTGCAGCGAAAGCCCACACTTCTTTAAGTTTAATCTTCCTTGCCCTCATTGTGATGAATTACAAGAGCTGAAATGGGGCGGGAAAACCGAGCCCTTCGGCATTAAGTGGGTGCATAACGATAAAGGTGAGCCAGTGCCAAGCTCAGCCTATTACCTGTGTGAACATTGCGCGTGCTGCATCGAAAACAACTTGCTCGACGATATGGAGTTAGACCACCGCGCTATGTGGCTGTGTGAAAACACGGGGGTGACGACTAAAGACTTTATCGATTTTTATGATAGCAATGGCAACGATATTACCACCCCAAGCAATATATCGGTCCATATCTGGTCGGCATATAACTCGCTAAACAGCTGGGCCAAACTGGTCACTGAGTTTTACAAAGCCAAAGGCGACCGCGACAAAATGCAAACTTTCGTCAATACCAAGCTGGGTCAGCCTTGGGACGAAGATAATGGTGAACGTCTAGAGTGGGAAGATTTAGCACGCCGCCGCGAGATGTACCCTGAAAACAAGGTCCCTGAATGGGTGGTCTATCTCAGTGCAGGCATTGATACTCAAGACGACCGCTATGAGGGGCGAGTGTGGGGATGGGGACCCGGTAAAGAGTGTTGCCTCATCGATAGATTTATTCTCAACGGTGATCCAGCTAGCCAGATATTGCTCGATAAAGTGGCTGAGCGTTTGCAAAAAAGCTATATCCGCGCTGATGGGGTGCGGCTTGAGCAAGGCATAGTCGCTTGGGACAGTGGTGGTCACTACACCGACACTGTTTATTCTATGAGTAAAAAACTGGGACCAATGCGGGTTATCCCGATTAAGGGCGCCAACGTTTACGGCAAGCCGATCGCTAACTTTCCCAGAAAGCGAAATAACAAAGGTGTCTATCTCACGGAGGTGGGTACCGACAATGCCAAAGAGTTGATTATGTCTATGCTGCGTATCGCCCCCGATCCGCACATTCGCAAGCCTGGTGCAATTCATCTGCCGCTAAACGAAGCCATTTGTGATGATAGTGAACTACAGCAGTTAACCAGTGAACGCAAGATTGCAGTGCGCCGCAATGGCCGCATCGTGTACCGCTGGGATGCAGGTAAACGCCGTAACGAAGCACTCGACTGTTTGGTCTACGCACTGGCTGCACTGTATATCGCCACTGAACGCTTTGGGATTGATTTAGAAAAATTAGCCGCAACCACAACCGCGGCTAATGACAGTGACGACCCGCAAGATGCTCAATCCGAGCCCAATAAACCCCACACAGAATCACGCTCAACGCAAACCAATAGCTGGTTAGGCGATACGGGCACAGGAGGATGGATATGA